From one Psilocybe cubensis strain MGC-MH-2018 chromosome 13, whole genome shotgun sequence genomic stretch:
- a CDS encoding 60S ribosomal protein L34A: protein MAQRVTLRKRKSYNTTSNRRRVIKTPGGKLVYHHLKKLGSAPKCGDCGIALPGVPALRPREYATISKRQKTVQRAYGGSRCGDCVKSRILRAFLVEEAKIVKKVIKSQEKTARK, encoded by the exons ATGGCTCAACGTGTTACCCTCCGCAAGCGCAAGTCGTACAACACCACCTCTAACCGCAGACGCGTGATTAAGACTCCCGGAGGCAAACTCGTTTACCACCACCTTAAAAAGCTCGGCTCTGCCCCCAAATGCGGTGACTGCGGTATCGCCCTTCCCGGT GTCCCCGCCCTCCGCCCCCGTGAATATGCCACCATCTCCAAGCGCCAGAAGACTGTGCAGCGTGCTTATGGTGGATCAAGATGCGGTGACTGCGTCAAGTCCCG CATTCTCCGTGCTTTCCTGGTGGAGGAGGCCAAGATTGTGAAGAAGGTTATCAAGTCGCAGGAGAAGACTGCCCGCAAGTAA
- a CDS encoding Rho guanine nucleotide exchange factor scd1: MDAIANTLIQRLHKLNGFTDHFPNLSLFPPTDFTTHLWDILSTGTPLCYVFDQLPEDEDFVKINLSSLTKSPFEQNSDRAMKDAISIFALQVRAKPVLDKIPGCEIFSVEDFWERKSTENFLKVLNTVNAILDYLPQDAFKGDPTSPYPPLSGLDTIEYNNSVRNAIIQNILSTEQMYVQDLKLMQEYALALYNTNVFTQELSRILFPNLKDLLEFQRRFLMRLEFISKLPFHVQPWGQQFINEEDGFELYDKYCINYVNTLELVTAYKNVLSTLNHIINVQTELQSFLLKPIQRIRQYPALLEPLVKTFTPDTHMHYQELMRGLDVARRVADRTNGAQYRAEKPKVLNNLLKRVRNWKGHSPSSFGELRAYDLALVTKNGTSRPYAIFLFEKILLLCKEMGRKRYPAQRYAAPSDADASAMWQNDNPLELKGRIYLVHILSITSDSDTDVIATAHDFCYPLTIIWLENNLPESFTLQCRHEYQRSHWHGTFKSLMLRVNPETFEQPNSNSPRPTIPPERRHAINYHANFRRSALHKMFEHSESSTGYISTSRGEYSLSDSDGDDLEDYSEASYPPSGRQTPLSERRLHRSRSWQIITTTTKVDGNDINARRKLGRVKSTSSLPRPIPEAFSLSDVVAGENLRSPVEYNRSQASNQSHFSVHIPSLQINDATEGQDNPLDHPSSTTKIKIHFQSHIFLIRMSKTSEFSALQDELMAKVRILDPIRAQSGVQLRIKYQDEDGDIISLISTDDLQMALECGSQISLFVS; the protein is encoded by the exons ATGGACGCCATAGCCAATACTCTTATACAAAGGCTACACAAGCTCAACGGGTTCACCGACCACTTTCCTAatctttcccttttcccgCCTACGGACTTTACGACGCATCTATGGGACATTCTTTCAACAGGGACCCCACTATGCTATGTTTTCGATCAACTACCGGAGGACGAGGACTTTGTGAAAATCAATCTATCATCACTCACAAAAAGTCCTTTTGAACAGAACTCTGACCGTGCCATGAAGGACGCCATTTCGATTTTTGCACTACAGGTTCGCGCCAAACCAGTTCTCGATAAAATCCCAGGATGCGAGATCTTCAGCGTAGAGGATTTCTGGGAACGCAAGTCAACAGAAAACTTTTTGAAG GTACTCAATACAGTTAACGCCATTCTCGACTACCTGCCACAAGATGCCTTCAAAGGGGATCCAACCTCACCCTACCCTCCTCTCAGCGGCTTAGATACCATCGAATACAATAATTCCGTAAGGAACGCCATCATTCAGAATATATTGTCGACAGAACAAATGTATGTTCAAGACTTGAAGCTCATGCAA GAGTATGCTCTTGCCTTATATAACACCAATGTTTTTACCCAAGAATTATCTCGCATACTTTTTCCGAATCTGAAGGATCTACTCGAATTTCAACGAAGATTCCTGATGCGCCTTGAATTTATATCCAAATTACCTTTTCATGTACAACCCTGGGGCCAACAATTTATCAATGAG GAAGATGGGTTCGAGCTATACGATAAATACTGTATCAACTATGTAAACACACTTGAGCTTGTCACGGCCTACAAAAACGTCCTTTCA ACTCTTAACCATATTATCAATGTCCAAACCGAGCTGCAAAGTTTCCTTCTCAAGCCAATTCAACGAATTCGTCAGTATCCTGCTCTCTTAGAG CCGCTTGTCAAGACATTCACCCCCGATACTCATATGCACTACCAGGAACTAATGCGTGGCTTAGACGTCGCCCGCCGTGTTGCTGATAGGACCAATGGCGCCCAATATCGTGCAGAAAAGCCTAAAGTGTTGAATAATCTCTTAAAAAGGGTTCGGAATTGGAAAGGTCATTCTCCATCCAGTTTCGGAGAGCTTCGTGCCTACGATCTCGCCCTCGTAACAAAGAACGGAACTTCTAGGCCGTATGCGATCTTCCTGTTCGAAAAGATCCTTTTACTTTGCAAGGAGATGGGCCGGAAAAGGTATCCTGCACAACGCTATGCTGCACCGTCCGACGCAGACGCAAGTGCGATGTGGCAAAATGACAACCCGCTGGAGCTCAAAGGTCGCATATATCTTGTTCACATTCTTTCGATAACTTCTGATAGTGATACAGATG TGATTGCTACAGCCCACGATTTTTGTTACCCTCTGACCATCATTTGGCTTGAAAACAATTTGCCAGAGTCGTTTACTCTGCAATGTCGACATGAGTATCAACGATCGCATTGGCACGGAACCTTTAAGAGCTTGATGCTAAGAGTTAATCCAGAGACCTTTGAACAACCCAATTCCAATTCTCCTCGACCAACCATTCCACCTGAGCGACGTCACGCTATTAACTACCATGCAAACTTTAGGCGCTCGGCCCTCCATAAAATGTTCGAGCACTCAGAAAGCTCCACTGGATATATTTCAACCAGTAGGGGAGAATACTCGCTTTCGGATTCTGATGGTGATGACCTCGAGGACTATTCTGAGGCGTCTTATCCTCCCTCCGGAAGGCAAACCCCACTAAGTGAGCGCCGATTGCACAGGTCGCGGAGTTGGCAAATtataacaacaacaacaaaggtCGATGGCAATGATATCAATGCTCGACGGAAGTTGGGACGAGTGAAAAGCACCAGTTCCCTCCCAAGGCCTATCCCTGAGGCATTCTCATTGTCAGACGTCGTGGCAGGCGAAAATCTCAGGTCACCAGTTGAATATAATCGTTCCCAGGCATCAAATCAGTCTCACTTCAGCGTTCATATCCCATCTCTGCAAATAAATGATGCAACCGAAGGACAAGATAATCCGTTGGATCACCCTTCTTCAACGACCAAAATCAAGATCCATTTCCAGTCACATATTTTTCTCATAAGGATGTCAAAGACAAGCGAATTCAGTGCGTTGCAAGATGAGCTGATGGCCAAAGTCAGGATTTTGGATCCCATACGAGCTCAATCAGGCGTTCAGCTTCGCATCAAGTATCAGGATGAGGACGGAGATATAATTTCACTGATATCAACAGATGATCTGCAGATGGCACTCGAGTGTGGGAGTCAAATTAGCCTATTTGTATCATGA
- a CDS encoding Transcription elongation factor SPT5 yields the protein MSDEEDQHMFRNEEEDEDGHAEEDENVEDDDEVMDDSRKKNKSSRRHQEEDDEEEDDEEEEDEDDEEEEEEEEEMHGRKGKKRAKHRHKRSALSRFLDIEAEVSEEEEEEEEDEEYGADTFITNEHDVDDDVTRRTNALLDSSRHFEEEDSRSPEEIAKAVARRHRDRAAPYTGDMNEIPQRLLMPSVHDASLWQVRVKPGRERDIVFSLMRKAIDVEYTARPLSIVSAFQRDSLPGMIYVEARSSKQVQEACNGLVGVYPSRGIQLVPIEEMASLLQIKKQEATLDIGAWVRIRRGKYAGDLAQVMDQTDTGEDVGVRLIPRIDMNPRDDMSIDPQGKKRKKTATGPGSMRPPQRLFNYEEILKVYGRKNVTKRNQAFVFQNDTYKDGFLEKDFKANALITEDVNPTLDEITQFTRRQDGGDDNPVNLSAIAEASRKAAISVLQPGDHVEVFEGEQSGVHGVVDEIHGEIVTITAQGLDLEGQKMEIAARSVRKRFKPGDHVKVMAGQNADETGLVVSVSENVVTFVSDMSMQEISVFSKDLREAAEVGSGSNVVGNYELYDLVQLDAQTVGVIFKTERDSFRVLDQHGQVRLVQPHQISMRRDSHRAIATDSEGHELRVNDNVKEVDGEGRKGRVLHTHQSFFAFLHNRDIAENSGVFVTRTRSLASLAPKSNVLKTAGADLSKMNPAMVAPTGGMVGSGNMGRGPRDRDIGATVTVIKGPHKGYVGTIKDTNGPIARVELRTGNKIIMIEKTKIYRRYPDGRLEPLDKAPRNTGFATPALPGPGMGGYGGQPMNNGGRTPYNSGKTPNPYSGDSRTPAWNASSRTPNPYSDSRTPAWNASSRTPNPYADGGRTPAWNVSSRTPNPYATGANAGATSGAGWGGATPGRNVGGWQTPGRATQAPAWNAPAPQNEGWGSPSRGVASAPTPWDSWSAPTPGAAPTPGLHAGPTPAYATPAPHIQTPAAGGWSADAHNVATPGVMPNVFELTNPDEDLDGEWMFEPELVNYIGRVKVIVDSKQGRSNYSEYNGRRGRITTAQKVPTAFQQTVLVRFMDRPGQSEEVSLPSSCVVPVQPSYSNEEVLVLGGKRIGNALVIREKPEPGDKKVVVSSKETPLNIDNVPMNLVGAMYEEGSF from the exons atgtcggacgaggaagaccagCACATGTTtagaaatgaagaagaggatgaggatgggcatgctgaagaagacgaaaatgttgaagatgacgacgaagtgATGGACGACTCTCGCAAGAAAAACAAGTCTTCAAGAAGGCAccaggaggaagatgacgaagaggaagatgacgaagaggaagaagatgaggacgatgaagaggaggaggaagaagaggaagaaatgcatggtagaaagggaaagaaacgTGCTAAG CATCGTCATAAGCGTTCCGCTTTGAGCAGATTCCTTGATATTGAGGCCGAAGTCagcgaagaggaggaagaggaagaggaggatgaagaataCGGTGCAG ACACTTTTATCACCAATGAACATGACGTGGACGACGATGTAACAAGACGAACCAACGCGCTTCTCGATAGCTCGCGTCActttgaggaagaggacaGCAGGAGCCCGGAGGAGATTGCTAAAGCAGTAGCTCGTCGCCACCGAGATCGAGCTGCTCCATATACTGGCGATATGAACGAGATACCACAACGACTTCTTATGCCGTCTGTGCACGACGCCAGTCTTTGGCAAGTCCGCgtgaag CCGGGTCGCGAACGCGACATTGTATTCAGTCTCATGAGGAAAGCCATCGACGTCGAATATACCGCACGTCCCCTCAGCATCGTCTCAGCTTTCCAACGTGATTCATTACCCGGTATGATCTACGTCGAAGCCCGCAGTTCTAAACAAGTTCAAGAAGCATGCAATGGTCTTGTTGGTGTATACCCCAGTCGTGGTATTCAACTCGTCCCTATTGAGGAAATGGCTAGCCTTCTGCAAATCAAAAAGCAGGAGGCTACGCTTGACATTGGCGCCTGGGTTAGGATACGACGCGGAAAATATGCGGGTGATCTGGCTCAAGTAATGGACCAGACGGATACCGGAGAAGATGTTGGCGTGCGTCTTATCCCGAGAATAGACATGAACCCTCGGGATGATATGTCAATTGACCCGCAAGGCAAAAAGCGCAAGAAGACTGCGACTGGTCCCGGCTCGATGCGACCGCCACAGCGACTGTTCAACTACGAGGAAATTCTCAAAGTTTACGGCCGCAAGAATGTAACCAAACGAAATCAGGCGTTTGTTTTCCAGAACGATACCTACAAGGATGGATTCTTGGAGAAGGACTTCAAAGCAAATGCTTTGATTACGGAAGATGTGAATCCTACTTTGGACGAGATTACTCAGTTTACCCGACGACAGGATGGAGGCGACGATAACCCTGTCAACTTGTCTGCTATCGCTGAGGCATCAAGAAAAGCAGCTATCTCTGTCCTGCAACCCGGAGATCATGTTGAAGTCTTTGAAGGGGAACAATCGGGCGTCCATGGTGTCGTAGATGAGATCCATGGTGAAATCGTGACTATCACTGCGCAGGGATTGGACCTTGAAGGACAAAAGATGGAGATTGCAGCTCGAAGCGTGCGCAAAAGATTCAAACCTGGAGATCATGTTAAGGTTATGGCGGGTCAGAATGCTGATGAGACGGGTCTTGTGGTATCTGTATCTGAAAATGTGGTCACTTTTGTGTCCGATATGTCAATGCAAGAG ATATCTGTTTTCTCTAAAGACTTACGTGAAGCTGCGGAAGTTGGTTCCGGCTCCAACGTGGTTGGGAATTATGAACTTTATGATCTCGTTCAACTTGA TGCTCAAACTGTTGGTGTTATTTTCAAAACCGAACGGGACTCTTTCAGGGTGCTCGATCAGCATGGTCAAGTCCGCCTCGTTCAACCTCACCAGATTTCCATGCGCCGCGACTCCCACAGAGCCATCGCAACCGATTCAGAAGGCCATGAGCTGCGTGTCAACGACAACGTGAAAGAGGTCGATGGAGAG GGACGAAAAGGTCGTGTGTTGCATACGCATCAATCTTTCTTTGCATTCTTGCACAACCGGGATATTGCTGAAAATAGCGGTGTCTTCGTAACGCGGACTCGTTCATTGGCTTCATTGGCGCCCAAGAGTAACGTGTTGAAGACGGCTGGTGCTGATCTATCAAAAATGAACCCCGCTATGGTTGCCCCAACTGGCGGAATGGTGGGATCTGGCAATATGGGGAGAGGTCCTAGGGATCGTGATATTGGAGCAACTGTTACCGTCATCAAGGGTCCACATAAGGGCTATGTTGGCACGATCAAAGACACCAATGGGCCCATTGCTCGCGTAGAGTTGAGGACAGGCAACAAAATCATCATGattgaaaagacaaaaatcTATAGGCGCTA CCCTGATGGTCGTTTAGAGCCCTTGGATAAGGCCCCAAGAAATACCGGCTTCGCGACACCCGCTTTACCTGGTCCGGGAATGGGTGGATACGGCGGGCAACCCATGAACAATGGTGGTCGTACACCGTACAACTCGGGCAAAACGCCCAACCCATACAGCGGCGATTCGCGCACGCCCGCGTGGAATGCGTCATCACGGACACCAAATCCATACTCGGACAGTCGTACGCCGGCGTGGAACGCTTCGTCGCGTACACCCAATCCATACGCGGATGGCGGACGGACGCCGGCGTGGAATGTGAGCTCGCGTACGCCGAATCCGTATGCGACGGGTGCGAACGCTGGTGCGACGAGTGGCGCGGGCTGGGGTGGTGCGACGCCTGGCAGGAATGTGGGTGGATGGCAGACGCCTGGACGGGCGACGCAGGCACCGGCATGGAACGCGCCTGCACCCCAGAACGAAGGGTGGGGGTCGCCTTCTAGGGGCGTGGCATCCGCACCGACGCCATGGGATAGCTGG AGTGCACCTACTCCTGGTGCTGCCCCTACACCTGGCCTGCATGCTGGTCCTACGCCTGCGTATGCAACTCCGGCCCCCCATATCCAAACGCCAGCTGCTGGTGGGTGGAGTGCCGACGCACATAACGTTGCCACACCTGGTGTTATGCCAAATGTCTTCGAACTTACCAATCCAGATGAAG ACCTTGACGGAGAGTGGATGTTCGAACCAGAACTTGTGAATTACATCGGGCGCGTTAAAGTCATCGTCGACAGCAAACAAGGCCGCTCCAACTATAGCGAATACAACGGCCGCCGCGGACGCATCACCACTGCACAGAAGGTTCCCACGGCGTTCCAGCAAACGGTGCTCGTCAGGTTCATGGATCGCCCGGGGCAGTCAGAGGAGGTCAGTTTACCGTCGAGTTGCGTTGTACCTGTGCAACCGTCGTACAGCAACGAGGAAGTGCTAGTACTTGGGGGCAAGAGGATAGGAAATGCGCTGGTAATCAGAGAGAAGCCTGAGCCTGGGGATAAGAAGGTTGTCGTTTCGAGCAAGGAGACACCGTTGAATATTGATAATGTGCCCATGAATCTGGTAGGGGCGATGTATGAGGAGGGCagtttctaa